Proteins from a single region of Chrysemys picta bellii isolate R12L10 chromosome 25, ASM1138683v2, whole genome shotgun sequence:
- the FAM32A gene encoding protein FAM32A — protein MADYESVQRAPLRLKGSGATAALGKRKKKKAAKDKSKILEQIVSSKKQEEEKKRALDKRTPAQLAYEKMQEKRQMERILKKASKTHKQRVEDFNRHLDALTEHYDIPKVSWTK, from the exons ATGGCGGATTATGAGAGTGTCCAGCGCGCGCCGCTGCGGCTGAAGGGGAGCGGTGCGACCGCGGCGCTTGGGAAGCG GAAGAAGAAGAAGGCGGCTAAGGACAAAAGCAAAATCCTGGAGCAGATCGTGAGCAGTAAGAAgcaagaggaggagaagaagcgGGCTCTGGACAAGCGGACCCCTGCACAACTTGCCTATGAGAAGATGCAAGAGAAAAGG CAAATGGAAAGAATACTGAAGAAAGCCTCCAAAACACATAAACAAAGAGTTGAA GATTTCAACAGACACTTGGATGCTCTGACTGAACATTATGACATTCCCAAAGTTAGCTGGACTAAGTGA
- the AP1M1 gene encoding AP-1 complex subunit mu-1 isoform X2: MSEVEHFMPILMEKEEEGMLSPILAHGGVRFMWIKHNNLYLVATSKKNACVSLVFSFLYKVVQVFSEYFKELEEESIRDNFVIIYELLDELMDFGYPQTTDSKILQEYITQEGHKLETGAPRPPATVTNAVSWRSEGIKYRKNEVFLDVIESVNLLVSANGNVLRSEIVGSIKMRVFLSGMPELRLGLNDKVLFDNTGRGKSKSVELEDVKFHQCVRLSRFENDRTISFIPPDGEFELMSYRLNTHVKPLIWIESVIEKHSHSRIEYMIKAKSQFKRRSTANNVEIHIPVPNDADSPKFKTTVGSVKWVPENSEIVWSIKSFPGGKEYLMRAHFGLPSVEAEDKEGKPPISVKFEIPYFTTSGIQVRYLKIIEKSGYQALPWVRYITQNGDYQLRTQ; this comes from the exons ATGTCTGAGGTGGAGCATTTCATGCCAATTCTTATGGAAAAGGAAGAAGAGGGAATGCTTTCTCCCATTCTAGCTCATGGAGGAGTTCGTTTTATGTGGATTAAACACAATAATTTATATC TTGTTGCTACTTCTAAGAAGAATGCTTGTGTGTCTCTGGTGTTTTCGTTTCTTTACAAGGTGGTTCAG GTATTTTCAGAATATTTCAAGGAGTTGGAAGAAGAGAGCATTCGAGATAACTTTGTTATAATTTATGAATTGCTTGATGAGCTCATGGATTTTGGCTATCCTCAAACCACTGATAGTAAAATTTTACAAGA GTATATCACTCAAGAAGGCCACAAACTGGAAACTGGAGCTCCACGCCCACCTGCCACTGTTACCAATGCTGTTTCCTGGAGGTCAGAAGGGATAAAGTATAGGAAAAATGAAGTGTTTCTGGACGTTATAGAATCTGTTAACCTCTTG GTTAGTGCCAATGGAAATGTATTGCGCAGTGAGATAGTTGGATCCATTAAAATGAGGGTCTTTCTCTCAGGAATGCCAGAGCTTCGCCTCGGTTTAAATGATAAAGTACTCTTTGATAATACAGGAC GTGGCAAAAGCAAATCGGTGGAACTAGAAGATGTAAAGTTTCACCAGTGTGTTCGTCTCTCTCGCTTTGAAAACGACAGGACAATTTCTTTCATTCCACCTGATGGAGAGTTTGAACTCATGTCATATCGTCTTAACACCCAT GTAAAACCACTCATCTGGATTGAGTCTGTGATTGAGAAACATTCCCACAGCCGCATAGAGTATATGATCAAG GCAAAGAGTCAGTTCAAGCGGAGATCAACTGCCAACAATGTGGAAATTCACATCCCGGTTCCAAATGATGCAGACTCACCAAAATTTAAAACCACAGTGGGCAGTGTCAAATGGGTTCCTGAGAACAGTGAAATCGTCTGGTCCATTAAATCATTTCCG GGGGGAAAGGAGTATCTGATGCGGGCTCACTTTGGGCTTCCAAGTGTTGAAGCTGAAGATAAAGAAGGCAAACCTCCCATCAGTGTCAAGTTTGAAATTCCATATTTCACCACTTCGGGAATACAG GTCCGCTACTTAAAGATAATTGAGAAGAGTGGCTATCAGGCTTTGCCATGGGTTCGCTATATCACCCAAAATGGAG ATTATCAGCTCCGAACACAATAG
- the AP1M1 gene encoding AP-1 complex subunit mu-1 isoform X1 has protein sequence MSASAVYVLDLKGKVLICRNYRGDVDMSEVEHFMPILMEKEEEGMLSPILAHGGVRFMWIKHNNLYLVATSKKNACVSLVFSFLYKVVQVFSEYFKELEEESIRDNFVIIYELLDELMDFGYPQTTDSKILQEYITQEGHKLETGAPRPPATVTNAVSWRSEGIKYRKNEVFLDVIESVNLLVSANGNVLRSEIVGSIKMRVFLSGMPELRLGLNDKVLFDNTGRGKSKSVELEDVKFHQCVRLSRFENDRTISFIPPDGEFELMSYRLNTHVKPLIWIESVIEKHSHSRIEYMIKAKSQFKRRSTANNVEIHIPVPNDADSPKFKTTVGSVKWVPENSEIVWSIKSFPGGKEYLMRAHFGLPSVEAEDKEGKPPISVKFEIPYFTTSGIQVRYLKIIEKSGYQALPWVRYITQNGDYQLRTQ, from the exons ATGTCTGCCAGTGCCGTATACGTGCTGGACCTGAAGGGCAAG GTCCTCATCTGCCGGAATTACCGTGGAGATGTGGATATGTCTGAGGTGGAGCATTTCATGCCAATTCTTATGGAAAAGGAAGAAGAGGGAATGCTTTCTCCCATTCTAGCTCATGGAGGAGTTCGTTTTATGTGGATTAAACACAATAATTTATATC TTGTTGCTACTTCTAAGAAGAATGCTTGTGTGTCTCTGGTGTTTTCGTTTCTTTACAAGGTGGTTCAG GTATTTTCAGAATATTTCAAGGAGTTGGAAGAAGAGAGCATTCGAGATAACTTTGTTATAATTTATGAATTGCTTGATGAGCTCATGGATTTTGGCTATCCTCAAACCACTGATAGTAAAATTTTACAAGA GTATATCACTCAAGAAGGCCACAAACTGGAAACTGGAGCTCCACGCCCACCTGCCACTGTTACCAATGCTGTTTCCTGGAGGTCAGAAGGGATAAAGTATAGGAAAAATGAAGTGTTTCTGGACGTTATAGAATCTGTTAACCTCTTG GTTAGTGCCAATGGAAATGTATTGCGCAGTGAGATAGTTGGATCCATTAAAATGAGGGTCTTTCTCTCAGGAATGCCAGAGCTTCGCCTCGGTTTAAATGATAAAGTACTCTTTGATAATACAGGAC GTGGCAAAAGCAAATCGGTGGAACTAGAAGATGTAAAGTTTCACCAGTGTGTTCGTCTCTCTCGCTTTGAAAACGACAGGACAATTTCTTTCATTCCACCTGATGGAGAGTTTGAACTCATGTCATATCGTCTTAACACCCAT GTAAAACCACTCATCTGGATTGAGTCTGTGATTGAGAAACATTCCCACAGCCGCATAGAGTATATGATCAAG GCAAAGAGTCAGTTCAAGCGGAGATCAACTGCCAACAATGTGGAAATTCACATCCCGGTTCCAAATGATGCAGACTCACCAAAATTTAAAACCACAGTGGGCAGTGTCAAATGGGTTCCTGAGAACAGTGAAATCGTCTGGTCCATTAAATCATTTCCG GGGGGAAAGGAGTATCTGATGCGGGCTCACTTTGGGCTTCCAAGTGTTGAAGCTGAAGATAAAGAAGGCAAACCTCCCATCAGTGTCAAGTTTGAAATTCCATATTTCACCACTTCGGGAATACAG GTCCGCTACTTAAAGATAATTGAGAAGAGTGGCTATCAGGCTTTGCCATGGGTTCGCTATATCACCCAAAATGGAG ATTATCAGCTCCGAACACAATAG